The sequence below is a genomic window from Mytilus edulis chromosome 2, xbMytEdul2.2, whole genome shotgun sequence.
GTCAGTACAAGAAATATTGTGCTCAAGGTCAATTAGGGAAATACAGTGCACAGGGGTCAGTACAGGAAATACAGTGCTCAAGGTCAGTTAAGTAGATACAGTAGACAGGGATCAGTACAGAAAGTACAGTACCTTGGGGTCAGTACAGGAAATACAGTGCACAGGGGTTAGTACAGGCAATAAAGTGCAAGTGCACAGGGGTTAGAACAGGAAGTACACTGCACAGGGGTCAGTTCAGGAAATAAAGTGCACATGTGTCAGTACAGGAAAAACAATGCACAAGGGTTAGTACAGGAAATACAGTGCTCAAGGTCAGTTTAAGGGAAATACAGTGCACAGGGGTCAGTACAGGAAATACACTACACGGGGGTCAGTACAGGAAATACAATGCACAAGGGTCAGTACAGGAAATACAGTACACAGGGGTTAGAAGAGGAAGTACACTGCACAGAGGTCAGCACAGGAAATACAATGCACAAGGGTCAGTACAGGAAATAAAGTGCACAGGGGACAGTACAGGAAATACACTGCACAGGGGTCAGTACAGGAAATACACTGCACAGGGGAAAGTACAGGAAAAACAATGCACAAGGGTCAGTACAGGAAATAAAGTGCACAGGGGTTAGAACAGGAAATAAAGTGCACAGGGGACAGTACAGGAAATACAGTGCTAACagtcattttgattggttgattttggagtatgagtacaaaaaactgactcaaaAGTTTGATGACTTCAAGGACTGGGGTCAGAACAGGAAATACAGTGTTCTTATTATATTTCAGATATGGGTTTAGAAGAAGAAAGTTTGCAAAGCATATCTTCACACATATCACTAAATgatgaaagaaacaaaaagttACAGAAGAATGGGAAGAACTATAGTTTAAGCCCAATACCAGACTTAGATATGACATTAAAGTGTGAAAGGAAGGCTGATAATTGGACAAACTATTGGCCAAAATCTAGAAAtagtaaaaacaaacaattaagaCCACCAGAATCAAAGTCATTGAATAATGATACATTTAAATCTAAAAGGAAGGTtgagcatgaagaaaaaaaaaaaaagaatcataaaaCTAATTATTCAAAAGCATCAAAAGATAAGTTAGAGATTGACAAAGATCAGGATATGGATTTCAGTAAATTTACAAAACTGAAAATAGAGGCATATTTTTCCAATCTTGAGGTTAAGAAATACCAAGAAGCGTCATTTGTTGATTCTAATTCTGATGAAGAAACCAAAGAATGTTTACCTAAGTAAGTCTGCATGATATTtattataaatgcattttttgtcaatttagactattacaataaataaaaattatgtaatatgtatacattaaaaaaacaaattactcTATCACACACAAAACGTTGCACAGGgaatagaaattttacaaatGAATTCATGTTTCATGTCAGTTTCTCCTAATAAACAAATGCCATCAACTGCAATTCAATAAAGGCAAAAAATGTAAAGATTTAATTTGAGAGAACCAATGATGAACTTCTCTGCACTTAATCCTCTcctgtaataaatatattttggttATGAAACgtacaaaacaaaattgtaaataaaaaagttacaaaagttACATAAAAGAACAAAGAATTAGAATAAATGGCATTTTTACTTTAGGGGTCCCAACCAATGTAAAGCTATACTCAACTATCCCTTAGCCCCAAACCAAACCCTTACCTATACCTAAATCTTAACAATAGCCCCAACCCTTACCTAGGACATCCCCTAACCTAACCATAACCATGAATGAACATTATTATTTATGAGCTATAAAACAACCAATGTATGGAAATGCTGCAGATATTTGTATGTCTGATCAAGTTCTATCtgatgttttgtattttttttacttacaaCAGACCTCAGAACCCTCACAGTCAGACCTACAGCACACATCTGGGTCATTCAAGTGAGACCTGCCGTCATCGCCATCGTAGTGAAACTAACCTTAAGCAACCATGTGCTCAGCCAAGTGAACATGAGGAATATACAGAAAAAAGAGATCTATCTAAAGATGAACGTCAAGGTCCTGCTAAATATAGGACAAAAGATCTATCTAAAGATGAACGTCAAGTTCCTGCTAAATATAGAACAAGAGATCTTCTAGCAAGAATTTACAGGTAGGTATACTAAAGATAGATATAATGTGAACTCTAGATAGCAATGGATTTCAAGGAAGTATTATTTGGATAAGAAATTTGGTTAGTGTTTCTTATGGTTAATGCAGACTTATTACCTGTTCCACTCCAACATGCCTAGTTAAGGAGCCTCCAGGTCCATCTGAGCAAATCATCTCCTAAGATCTAATAATgaatatgatttaattttgtatttacatgatGTATTGGTAGTTATTGCAGTGTTACACgattcttttgttttaattcaatggaaATAAAGTTTGAAgctaaaaaatgttttgtattctCTTctttcaacattattttcaattgtCCTTCGTCCCTGAAAACAAGTTAAATACTTTTATAAAGCAGATAATAATGAAGGTTCAAATATGatcatttcatattaaatatacatatttgtcaATAAGTAAGTATTTAACATGTATCTATTGTAGGAAACTAAAGAACAATAAAGATAACAAGAATGGAACATTAGATTTAATCCTTAGATTGGTAAGGGATGGGATATTTCCCATAGATCAGGTCCAGACAAACCTCGAAACCATTAAACAGCAGCAATTAAAGTGTAAACTGGACCAGACAAACAACCATAGTAAACAATCATGTCAGAAAGAGAGTCAGAAAATACTGAAGGTTTGGTGTGAAGAGAAAGAAGAGGATTATGAAGGAGAAAAAATGGACCCAATGAAAGAGGAGGGAGTACATACTGACTTGGACCCAATGAAAGAAGAAGTAGTACAGTTTAGCGTGGACCAGATGACTGATAGCTGTGTTAAAGATAAAATAGTGAAACTAAAGACAGATGATACAAAGGAAACATTAGCTGTGGAGGAGAAATGTTTAGTGGTAGAATGTAATGGAGAAGTTTTGAAAGATGAAATAGAAAGTGACAAGGCAGAAATCCTGTTAAAACTTGAGTCATGTGACAGCTGTAAAGAATTAGAAATACAATTGACAAAGTCTAAGAAACAAAGTAAGTCTTCTGGTAAAGTCTCATTACTTTGTTGACATTATATAACCTTTTACTAGCTTTTGTCTCAAAATATAAGTTAGATACAGTTTAAAATGAGTCACACATTGCTGGAAATAATTACTTGACTGATGTGCATATACAATAAGGAGTTTTTGTATGATTGGCAGTGAGACAGCTATCAAATGCAGAAAAGattaacgacaaaattatttcttGCTAGCTTAATTATTTTTAACCAAGATCTTGGTCATGACCATTTTATGATAATTACGTGTTACAAAACTATTGAATAATGAGTAGAGATTAGAATGTAATGTAGTGAATTGAGATTTACCTAGGATATGTTGGATTGGTATTGTAAATTcgccatttcagaatctaaagcaatctgtgtaatattttcaaaagcatacACCAACACattatgattggttaaaaatgtactaaacaatggaaattcaatcAGAAACGTACCGTCacgtttattttcattttggtgttcAAAGATTGACCAATAgccctttagattctgaaaaggtgaATTGAACAAAAGCTTTTTTGCTAATCACAATAATACCAGACACAAGAATACCATTGCCACACACATATATACATTCCTCAAGAAGTACCAAAAATATGATGTGGAGTTCATGCTTCAGCATGATTAATTTGCATATATTAGAAATGTTTATGTTATCTGAATTCTTAGAAAATCTATAGAACTTagcatatggtttttttttctgtagaaaaAGAAGGTAAAGGTAAAGTAACAAAAAGAAGCATCATTAGATTGAACAGTTTCAGAAACAGTGAATCAGGAAAGATTAATGAGTTTACAAAGAAAGACACCAGAAAGCCAAGGAAAAGTTTGACATGTAAATATGAGACACGTTATACAAGAAATCAACAACCACAATATACCGCTGAATGTAAAATAAGGTATACAAGAAAACGGCCACCACATTTCACAGATTCAACTGTGAGCAGAAAACAGAGACCACAATTCACTAGTCCAGCTGTTAGCAGAAAAAGAGGACAACATTTCATAAGTTCAGCTGTTACCAGGAAACGGAGACCTCATTTCACAAGTGAATATACAGCATTTCGTAGAAAACAACAACCACATGGAAGACAGTCAACAGGAGGTATGTGTCTTCAATTCTCTCaaagagagaaaaataaattcagtttttggaagatatttaactTTATATACCTTTTCTAATTTTTTGTTTCCTATCAAACCTCATTCCTCTGACACTATGATTTGTCCTTAGATTTTAATGTGCAGTTTTACTTTTACATAGAATTATTTCAGAAACAAacatttccaaaaatatatacaagctctccatttaaattataaacataATGCCTTTTTATAATGGCACTAatctttcaatttcaagaaataGAAGAGAACTTAAAGATAAACTTAGAAATTTTTAATTTAGAATTTATCATTGATAAAAAGGAAATAcatctaaaacaaaacaacaacaaagatCCAATACATTTCATAACTGATAAAAAAACTTGCTGTATTTAgtgaaatatgaaatatgttgGTTCAAACAttaacaatgattgaatttaataGGACACTTCAATGATGGACAAATGGGCAAGGGAGATCATCCATGTAATGAGTTGACTGACAGCGACTCTGGTCGCTTTACCAGTCGTGGAAGTCAAAAATCGGATGaagaagaaacagaaaaagaaaaacacagaAGAGATGATGATGAAAAAGACAAAGATGAAAATGTtagattaatattaaaaaaacaatttaaccccaaAATATATTTAAGTCATAacatgaagatgtggtatgatttccaatgggACAACTGTCCAACAGAGTTAAGATAACTTGGATTAAAGCAATTTAATCACCATAAGCACCATACAACCTTAAATAATAAGAATacacataccgtatagtcagctttaTATAGACATGATAAATGGAAACAGcctgatattttacaatacacACTTACCATAAACAAAAAGATGTTTAACAGACCATTACTAAtgacaacaactggtttttaacaactggtttttaattGGGACAGACATAAAtagaatgtggctgggttaacATATTTGAGAGTGCTTAAACCCTCCCCTGGGCTTATGTTGTGAACTTTTGTTGTGAAAGACAGTTGAATGCAAATTTATCTAAGAAAAGGGGTATTTatcatagatataaaaagatgtggtatgagtaccaatgagacaactctccatccaaatcaaaatttgtaaaaagtaaatcattataggttaaagtacgaccttcaacaaggagcattggctcacactgaacagtaagctataaagggccccaaaatgactagtgtaaaaccattcaaacaggaaaactaacggtctaatctttataaaaaacaagagaagagaaacacttatgaaccacatcaacaaatgacaactactgaacaactGCAAAAGTAACCCACAAGTCCCTCCTGAATTGTTCCAAAATACATATGTTAAACAGCCACTATGGCAGTCGGCATTATTCTATACAGATTGAAAtggtaaatattattaaattttttaaatgactttTGAACATTGAATGTTGATGTCTTTTGTAGGAGGAGCCTCCTGTTGATAGTGGCAACAATGGTAATAATAAAGACCGAATCAGTAGAAATCTGGACGTGATAACTAACTTCAAGTACCGTAGAAAACATGGATGTTTGTCTGGAGGAGAAAATAATCTAAGTGACATACTGGGTCTCATGTTAAATGAAACAGAGGAATTGgtaaacatttatttcatataaaatagtTTGGAATTATTTTAATTGTGTAATCATTTAAATTTGCATTCACTTACAACTTGGAACATTCCTATGTATATCTAATTTGTTGTCTAAAAAAAAGgaagatttttttcttctcaataatcaataattataaatttaaccTGTATGATCAAGAtatatatagattcctacactgcaacaagtgtattacgatatttctccactcgagacagttaaattttattatttaaagcgtgaggcttgccaagctctttaaataactaaaatttaactgttgagagtggagaaatatcgttacatgagttatagtgtcggaatctgtttctctaatgatttttatccttcttttttcaaagattttcagaaaattgtgttctttatatgcaaCGTCATCAGATattgtcgccttttttcatgacgtcacaataggaaaattcagaagaaaacaaaacatttagacgtcataatcaaattttgacTAATCATTTTccgagaacagatatttcactagtgaggaaaaatatttttctcacacagatcgagaaatgtgaaaatagcacaaaaattagaaaaactGTATTATATAACTTGCATTTAGGAGagaaaaattaatttgaattttctGTTCTAGAGTTACGCCTTTTACataatggaaaaattgctgaatttttatttccgttctctaacttaagtttgagTCAACCAAATGTTACGATACTGATGCACTATgcatattaccacaaaactcagatctaggacaaatttgggtagcgtctCTTTTatcgttcttcagttatgtccctttataactttatatgatatgcaggtgggggcatcatctgtgtcccattgacacatttcccatttatttTGATGAGAAATAATTGAGATTATTAGAAGTATGGTGTAAATTGTTTTTGACTTTTATTACTTTATATTTTGGTTATTTTCAGAAAGTTCCTCCTGACATCTTTGACGAGATTAATTTATGTCTAATGACAAGTATGCAAGTTAAATCAGCAGGGGAGACAACTACATGCTATATTTGTACCCACCTTTCTGCACTCATTTGCCATTTTGGTTCATGCAGTATGGGATACCAAGATTCCTGTTCCATCTGTATGACTTTGTTCAGACTAATACAGAAGCATGTTTCTATCTGTGGATTGTCAGATAGTTTTACTTCTGAGGTCACATGTCCAGTTATTATTTGTGTCAAACTGAAGAGAGCAGAAATAGCAGATAATACTGAGAAAGTATGGAAGAAATTAAAGAAGAATTTGGCGAGGTTTGCTAACCCTGATGCAGTGGATGATGATCCATTCTCCAGTATTGACAGCATCTCTAGCATTAAGAGTTTAAACATGCCTCGTCATCAGAGACTCAGTACAGTAAGTCGTCCAGTGCTAGAAAGCATTCCAGAACTTAGAATGGATATGAGAATGGAATCACGAAGTCAGAAACCAGGAAGTAAAAAGGTGTCCAAGTCTGAACCATTGATGAGGAAGATGTCAGATGGTAGCACTGTAATGATGACATCCAATCTTCCTAAACGACTTCAGCAGCAGCAGGAGGAACCAGCATCTCTTCCTTATAGTCAAACAACAAGACATCGTAGTGTCACACTTGACCGACCAAGAGATATATTTACAGACAGTACTGACTATCCCCTTTATCCAGACACCATCCTTTATGAAACAGCAGATTGTATTGGTACTCTTCGTACACCTGATTCCAGTCTGCATCTCCCTCCAGAGGCTTATCAGTTACCATCAGATTCCAGTGTTCATACCTCTTTACCTCTGGTTAGAGACGAATCTTTGGAACTGGCATCAGGTGGTATAAATCAGGAGTACGTTTCGCTGCCAGGTCGTGTGTATGTTGAAGACAGACTTATCAGTATGCCAAATGTTAGACCACAAGAATATAGAGAAAGGTATCAGTCATTGGTTGATAGACCAACAGGAACACCAGGGATACAGGACGTTATTTATGGTGATAGGTCATATTTGTTGGGTCCTGCCAGGATTTGGTTTGATATGAAAAAGCAATGGAAACTTGGTAAAAAATATGACACAAGAGAAGAAGGTGTTATACTTCCTCAATTTCAGGTAAATTGTAAAACCAGGGAAAAGTCAAACATCAAAGCTTATGATTGTGCCTTATGTTATAAAATGAGGTAGATAActgaataaatatattataatactGACCTAGATAATTGCAAATAATGCAGTCactttattaaatttcataattGGTTGCTGCTAAAAGTTTAccctttggttgggttgttgtctctttgacacattccccatttccattctctattttatatgtgattatttatgtttttattcaaaactttcaaGTTACAACATTTCTTAAGTAAATGAATTTAACAATGACTAATCTTATACtgttatattgtaaataaatgatatttcaagttaaaaagataatattttatAGGATAGAATAAAAATACTAAAGACAAGATACAGTAAGAATTTCCAGTGGGTGAGATTATCTCATCTAGGTAGTGGTACGTCTGGCAAGTGTCACCTGGCTATGGACTTCAATACAGATTACAAATTCTGCATTAAGAAGGTACTATAACTCTTAGATTGAACTAATAAGTAAACCCCATCAGAACAGAGACTTAAAGGGAAACACTTTATcaaatttttatgcccccgcagtagcaaagggggcattaagttttacccttgtccgtctgtacgccCCAAAAATGGTTCTCTTACTAAGTTtacctcaatcaaatgttatgaaacttgtacacaatattTGTtgtaaccacaaaacacagatcaagtttgaatgtgTGTGGAGTCACTTTTACccttctagagttatgccccctTTACAAAAGGAAAAAATTAGCTTCGTTTCCGTTCTGtaacttgagtttgcctcaaccaaatgtaatgaaacttgTACAAAATGCTTATGATCagaaaacacagatcaagttcgaattttggtGGGGTCACTTTTACCATtgtagagttatgtcccttaacaaatggaaaaattgcaggATTTTTTGCCTCAAATGAATGTTATGAAAAAgtaaacacaatgcttattaccacaaaactcagatcaagtacaaatttgggtagcgtcacttgtacagttcttgagttatctCCTTTTACAACATTATATGCTAGCAGGGGcattatctgtgtcccatggacacattccccatttttttcaaaatataaagagtAACCAGCCCTTAAGCTGAATGTATCTTCTGTGCTTGAAACTGTACTGTATAATTTTGATTAGCCTTGAAGGATGTGGTAGCATAAGGATAAGTccataaaaacttacaaaatcaaatgttagACTATATTAACCAACAGAACAAATTGAACACAACAGTCATAtttcttacttggtacaggcattttctgaatAAAATGGTGGGATAAAAGACTAAGTTAGATGTTATCTAAATGTTAGTAATATTGTCAGGTTTATTTTTTACAGacgcaaaaaaattaaaaaatgttggTTGTATATTGGTGTCACATTGTCGTCGTCGTTGTCAGCGTCGTAAGAAGACGGAAAATTTCTgaataataactttagtataagtaaacagaaatcattaaaattttaacacaatctGTTGAATGTAAACTGTGATTCAAGCATTAATAAAACTTTTCAACATTgttcctattaaaaaaaaaatgtttgtgtaCTTAAAAATGGTGATGTTTATATTAAGGCCTTCTAAAAAGTATTTTATAactaaacaaaaactaaaaattgcAAATTTCGCTAGGAACAATACTAAAGTTTTTTAAAAATCAGCTTTTTAAGATTATATTACTGTTCATTTTGAACAGataggaaaaaaatattatttatattgaataaaCACAAAATCACATGcagttttttaatgttaaaaatgttatttctatCTATTTAGCTGATACATTTTTTACTCCTGTAAATTAGTCatagtgatagatttctcttacaagaaatttaaaggtcctagTGAATAAACTATACTGAGAACAATAgctattgtatttgttcaatgggacaaaaTAACTGCctaaagtttaaatggacaggtaactgtCAGGTGAATCTGTGGAAAAGTATCATTGGGTTCGTAataaagtgtatgaatctctctgaaagtATACCACaggtttccatactacaaagggatggttatga
It includes:
- the LOC139513779 gene encoding uncharacterized protein isoform X1, with amino-acid sequence MGLEEESLQSISSHISLNDERNKKLQKNGKNYSLSPIPDLDMTLKCERKADNWTNYWPKSRNSKNKQLRPPESKSLNNDTFKSKRKVEHEEKKKKNHKTNYSKASKDKLEIDKDQDMDFSKFTKLKIEAYFSNLEVKKYQEASFVDSNSDEETKECLPKPQNPHSQTYSTHLGHSSETCRHRHRSETNLKQPCAQPSEHEEYTEKRDLSKDERQGPAKYRTKDLSKDERQVPAKYRTRDLLARIYRKLKNNKDNKNGTLDLILRLVRDGIFPIDQVQTNLETIKQQQLKCKLDQTNNHSKQSCQKESQKILKVWCEEKEEDYEGEKMDPMKEEGVHTDLDPMKEEVVQFSVDQMTDSCVKDKIVKLKTDDTKETLAVEEKCLVVECNGEVLKDEIESDKAEILLKLESCDSCKELEIQLTKSKKQKKEGKGKVTKRSIIRLNSFRNSESGKINEFTKKDTRKPRKSLTCKYETRYTRNQQPQYTAECKIRYTRKRPPHFTDSTVSRKQRPQFTSPAVSRKRGQHFISSAVTRKRRPHFTSEYTAFRRKQQPHGRQSTGGHFNDGQMGKGDHPCNELTDSDSGRFTSRGSQKSDEEETEKEKHRRDDDEKDKDENEEPPVDSGNNGNNKDRISRNLDVITNFKYRRKHGCLSGGENNLSDILGLMLNETEELKVPPDIFDEINLCLMTSMQVKSAGETTTCYICTHLSALICHFGSCSMGYQDSCSICMTLFRLIQKHVSICGLSDSFTSEVTCPVIICVKLKRAEIADNTEKVWKKLKKNLARFANPDAVDDDPFSSIDSISSIKSLNMPRHQRLSTVSRPVLESIPELRMDMRMESRSQKPGSKKVSKSEPLMRKMSDGSTVMMTSNLPKRLQQQQEEPASLPYSQTTRHRSVTLDRPRDIFTDSTDYPLYPDTILYETADCIGTLRTPDSSLHLPPEAYQLPSDSSVHTSLPLVRDESLELASGGINQEYVSLPGRVYVEDRLISMPNVRPQEYRERYQSLVDRPTGTPGIQDVIYGDRSYLLGPARIWFDMKKQWKLGKKYDTREEGVILPQFQDRIKILKTRYSKNFQWVRLSHLGSGTSGKCHLAMDFNTDYKFCIKKIHISKYEFNELEIWSDLTHRNVVQLIGTLRRGEKIYILSEFIDGGCLTETINMQRSMSRRLSQITAINYFKQILEALVYLEKRYVIHEDLKADNILVRSGTKDVVITDFGVARKLTSSTDKRGATPSGSQIVFSPEKARGEGHGYKSDLWSAVCVLVHMLTGYPPWVRKYPNIGALIYVIIEQEPDIPSNISVEIAQLIREGFNKDPSKRPGSEQLLQHGAFRMLDDFNQEILYSTLYASVHQIPDTKFESLCQINDTKLDAPTAAKGENVDIVKEIEEDLKSIHISNDCETPKKIEISEKKREPEENDSLENTGDLEKAGDRANSSIYNQVRRLAIDFGLSLPEHLTFQETEPPDNLFEEYMFDIGAITFTSLGLEECESTTEKRSSDSDVSQSDLEFEAQPHSDLPNFALLYPKALTEEEKVVKKETEAIVDEFADKILSHQLSRTESQNKSFDSYFSSQSEVSQEKIIDQMSKSSLDVPNLTVFYERNPVISKTQQERKDSENSTLTMTALNTLSPPSSVSSGSVEQRVEVLQRPTSTSPSIVSSMFSIAEEDDIDDENLFGSGEGVNLLQPNLSKSMETETRTRDISVKKTNHAKLYLDLSPATKRKQFAGGSRSDPNTASVSTDQTSPLPPTAPYFTPQVQRAAPFMPVRSIPKTTSGLGSSVGKSPPHTPHLSIENDTSGAFSSPQSQQEEIDKFLEQLSTSNTSDHLQSQEIEIEESAKFALEEDDDMEASMLYIQTQYCAQTPSNHNGSRLTVHYKPGETFTMELPGMVVKQQWKEIIEKECSDYIHDRMGVTKFVLLDDNEEFLDLQKSPSQGEIFVFVKDVEDTSTAPWYCEAGMIM
- the LOC139513779 gene encoding uncharacterized protein isoform X3; protein product: MGLEEESLQSISSHISLNDERNKKLQKNGKNYSLSPIPDLDMTLKCERKADNWTNYWPKSRNSKNKQLRPPESKSLNNDTFKSKRKVEHEEKKKKNHKTNYSKASKDKLEIDKDQDMDFSKFTKLKIEAYFSNLEVKKYQEASFVDSNSDEETKECLPKPQNPHSQTYSTHLGHSSETCRHRHRSETNLKQPCAQPSEHEEYTEKRDLSKDERQGPAKYRTKDLARIYRKLKNNKDNKNGTLDLILRLVRDGIFPIDQVQTNLETIKQQQLKCKLDQTNNHSKQSCQKESQKILKVWCEEKEEDYEGEKMDPMKEEGVHTDLDPMKEEVVQFSVDQMTDSCVKDKIVKLKTDDTKETLAVEEKCLVVECNGEVLKDEIESDKAEILLKLESCDSCKELEIQLTKSKKQKKEGKGKVTKRSIIRLNSFRNSESGKINEFTKKDTRKPRKSLTCKYETRYTRNQQPQYTAECKIRYTRKRPPHFTDSTVSRKQRPQFTSPAVSRKRGQHFISSAVTRKRRPHFTSEYTAFRRKQQPHGRQSTGGHFNDGQMGKGDHPCNELTDSDSGRFTSRGSQKSDEEETEKEKHRRDDDEKDKDENEEPPVDSGNNGNNKDRISRNLDVITNFKYRRKHGCLSGGENNLSDILGLMLNETEELKVPPDIFDEINLCLMTSMQVKSAGETTTCYICTHLSALICHFGSCSMGYQDSCSICMTLFRLIQKHVSICGLSDSFTSEVTCPVIICVKLKRAEIADNTEKVWKKLKKNLARFANPDAVDDDPFSSIDSISSIKSLNMPRHQRLSTVSRPVLESIPELRMDMRMESRSQKPGSKKVSKSEPLMRKMSDGSTVMMTSNLPKRLQQQQEEPASLPYSQTTRHRSVTLDRPRDIFTDSTDYPLYPDTILYETADCIGTLRTPDSSLHLPPEAYQLPSDSSVHTSLPLVRDESLELASGGINQEYVSLPGRVYVEDRLISMPNVRPQEYRERYQSLVDRPTGTPGIQDVIYGDRSYLLGPARIWFDMKKQWKLGKKYDTREEGVILPQFQDRIKILKTRYSKNFQWVRLSHLGSGTSGKCHLAMDFNTDYKFCIKKIHISKYEFNELEIWSDLTHRNVVQLIGTLRRGEKIYILSEFIDGGCLTETINMQRSMSRRLSQITAINYFKQILEALVYLEKRYVIHEDLKADNILVRSGTKDVVITDFGVARKLTSSTDKRGATPSGSQIVFSPEKARGEGHGYKSDLWSAVCVLVHMLTGYPPWVRKYPNIGALIYVIIEQEPDIPSNISVEIAQLIREGFNKDPSKRPGSEQLLQHGAFRMLDDFNQEILYSTLYASVHQIPDTKFESLCQINDTKLDAPTAAKGENVDIVKEIEEDLKSIHISNDCETPKKIEISEKKREPEENDSLENTGDLEKAGDRANSSIYNQVRRLAIDFGLSLPEHLTFQETEPPDNLFEEYMFDIGAITFTSLGLEECESTTEKRSSDSDVSQSDLEFEAQPHSDLPNFALLYPKALTEEEKVVKKETEAIVDEFADKILSHQLSRTESQNKSFDSYFSSQSEVSQEKIIDQMSKSSLDVPNLTVFYERNPVISKTQQERKDSENSTLTMTALNTLSPPSSVSSGSVEQRVEVLQRPTSTSPSIVSSMFSIAEEDDIDDENLFGSGEGVNLLQPNLSKSMETETRTRDISVKKTNHAKLYLDLSPATKRKQFAGGSRSDPNTASVSTDQTSPLPPTAPYFTPQVQRAAPFMPVRSIPKTTSGLGSSVGKSPPHTPHLSIENDTSGAFSSPQSQQEEIDKFLEQLSTSNTSDHLQSQEIEIEESAKFALEEDDDMEASMLYIQTQYCAQTPSNHNGSRLTVHYKPGETFTMELPGMVVKQQWKEIIEKECSDYIHDRMGVTKFVLLDDNEEFLDLQKSPSQGEIFVFVKDVEDTSTAPWYCEAGMIM